In one window of Hymenobacter nivis DNA:
- the rlmB gene encoding 23S rRNA (guanosine(2251)-2'-O)-methyltransferase RlmB has protein sequence MEKRTDRPERPDRPQRPVTGRRFYDEQNRPVTPKQFRPDRDAADGFAEEARARPRGRGGSDNQPDQPDRSSAPARRDGAARPPYRQDRPERGERSGHFDRDERPRYENRAPQPDRSIDMLFGLRPILEALNAGRTLEKIFLLRGTKNSLVGDISTLARTAGIQVQQVPVEKLDGLTRKNHQGAVAFVSPIDYAPLDNLLSGLFEEGKVPFLLLLDRITDVRNFGAIARTAECLGVQALVVPSHGAAQINGDALKTSAGALNILPVCREANLQETIRFLQQSGVTVVACSEKATEAVGAAEVDFSGPVAVLMGSEEDGIAPELLRLADVRLKVPMTGQIQSLNVSVAAGIMLFEVARQRVASE, from the coding sequence ATGGAGAAACGCACAGACCGCCCCGAGCGCCCCGACCGACCCCAGCGGCCGGTAACTGGCCGCCGCTTTTACGACGAGCAAAACCGGCCCGTCACGCCCAAGCAATTCCGCCCCGACCGCGACGCGGCCGACGGCTTTGCCGAAGAAGCGCGTGCCCGCCCCCGCGGCCGCGGCGGCAGCGACAACCAGCCCGACCAGCCCGACCGCAGCAGCGCCCCCGCCCGCCGCGACGGCGCCGCCCGCCCCCCCTACCGCCAGGACCGACCCGAGCGCGGCGAGCGTTCCGGGCATTTCGACCGCGACGAGCGCCCTCGCTACGAGAATAGGGCCCCGCAGCCCGACCGCAGCATCGACATGCTGTTTGGCCTGCGCCCCATTTTGGAGGCGCTGAACGCGGGCCGCACGCTGGAAAAAATCTTCCTGCTGCGCGGCACCAAAAACAGCCTCGTGGGCGACATCTCGACGCTGGCCCGCACAGCCGGTATTCAGGTACAGCAGGTGCCGGTGGAAAAGCTCGACGGCCTTACCCGCAAAAACCACCAGGGCGCGGTGGCCTTCGTGTCGCCCATCGACTACGCTCCGCTCGACAACCTGCTCAGCGGCTTGTTTGAGGAAGGCAAGGTGCCGTTCCTGCTGCTGCTCGACCGCATCACCGACGTACGCAACTTCGGCGCCATTGCCCGCACCGCCGAGTGCCTGGGCGTGCAGGCGCTGGTAGTGCCCAGCCACGGCGCCGCCCAAATCAACGGCGACGCCCTCAAAACCTCCGCCGGGGCCCTCAATATCTTGCCCGTGTGCCGCGAGGCCAACTTGCAGGAAACCATTCGCTTCCTCCAGCAATCGGGCGTAACGGTGGTAGCCTGCTCCGAAAAAGCCACCGAAGCCGTGGGCGCCGCCGAGGTCGATTTCTCGGGCCCCGTGGCCGTGCTCATGGGCTCGGAAGAAGACGGCATCGCTCCCGAACTCCTCCGCCTGGCCGACGTGCGCCTGAAAGTGCCCATGACCGGCCAAATCCAGTCGCTGAACGTGAGCGTGGCAGCGGGCATCATGCTATTTGAAGTGGCCCGCCAGCGGGTAGCATCAGAATAG
- a CDS encoding mannose-1-phosphate guanylyltransferase — MNSTYLVVMAGGIGSRFWPFSRTNHPKQFHDVLGTGRSMLQVTVDRFAGLCPAENVFVVTNRDYVQLVQQHLPQMPADQILGEPIGRNTAPCIAYASYRIAQRDPQAIIIVTPADHAVSNEAEFRRVMGLAVDAARHHDVLVTLGIHPSRPDTGYGYIQYMDSQSLPCGQLHKVKTFTEKPNLELAKMFVDSGDFLWNSGLFVWRADTILNAFRQYLGDMAEVFEDGAGALGTPQEEAFISEAYARCANISIDYGIMEKADNVYVLPADFGWSDVGTWDSLHRIGQQDANGNMVNGDVLLYDTTGCVIKTPSERLVVVQGLEDYIIAEYDNVLLICKRSEEQRVKEFVADVKAKKGTGYN; from the coding sequence ATGAATTCGACTTACCTCGTTGTGATGGCCGGTGGCATTGGCAGCCGGTTCTGGCCGTTCAGCCGCACCAACCATCCCAAGCAATTTCACGATGTGCTGGGCACCGGCCGCTCCATGCTGCAAGTAACTGTGGACCGCTTCGCCGGCCTCTGCCCGGCCGAAAACGTGTTCGTGGTGACCAACCGCGACTATGTGCAACTCGTGCAGCAGCACCTGCCCCAGATGCCGGCCGACCAGATTTTGGGCGAGCCCATCGGGCGTAACACGGCCCCCTGCATTGCCTACGCCAGCTATCGCATTGCCCAGCGCGACCCCCAGGCCATCATCATTGTAACGCCCGCCGACCACGCGGTATCCAACGAAGCGGAATTCCGGCGCGTGATGGGCCTGGCCGTGGACGCCGCCCGCCACCACGATGTGCTCGTGACGCTGGGCATCCACCCCTCGCGGCCCGACACGGGCTACGGCTACATCCAGTACATGGATTCGCAGAGCCTGCCCTGCGGCCAGCTGCACAAAGTGAAGACCTTCACCGAGAAACCTAATCTGGAGCTGGCCAAGATGTTCGTTGACAGCGGCGACTTCCTCTGGAATTCGGGCCTGTTTGTGTGGCGCGCCGATACCATTCTGAACGCCTTCCGCCAGTACCTGGGCGATATGGCCGAGGTGTTTGAGGACGGCGCCGGGGCCCTGGGCACGCCCCAGGAGGAAGCCTTCATCAGCGAGGCCTATGCGCGCTGCGCCAACATCAGCATCGATTACGGCATCATGGAGAAGGCCGACAACGTATATGTGCTGCCCGCCGACTTCGGCTGGAGCGACGTGGGCACCTGGGATTCGCTGCACCGCATTGGCCAGCAAGACGCCAACGGCAACATGGTGAACGGCGATGTGCTGCTGTACGACACCACCGGCTGCGTCATCAAAACCCCGTCCGAGCGCCTCGTAGTAGTGCAGGGCCTCGAAGACTACATCATCGCCGAGTACGACAACGTGCTGCTCATCTGCAAGCGCAGCGAAGAGCAGCGCGTGAAGGAATTTGTGGCCGACGTAAAGGCGAAGAAGGGCACGGGGTACAATTAA
- a CDS encoding KpsF/GutQ family sugar-phosphate isomerase, with the protein MSTLHSTTPVAAAVDVLAVARHVLHEEATALYAVADAVGATPDFARCVAAILGLSGRVVVTGVGKSAHIAGKIVATLNGTGTPALFMHAADAIHGDLGMIQAQDFVVAISKSGDTPEIKVLVPLLRRKGVPLAALVSNANSYLAQQADYVLHAPVAREACPHDLAPTTSTTAALALGDALAVCLLESRQFSAQDFARLHPGGTLGKKLYLTVGDLSRQNQRPRVGLDAPLREVLLEISGKRLGATAVLDGAGALAGIITDGDLRRMLGGHLADLETVRARDILTPAPATIGIDEFAAEALARMQARNITQLVVLENEQFAGFIHLHDLLREGLV; encoded by the coding sequence ATGTCCACGCTCCATTCCACTACTCCCGTAGCCGCCGCCGTCGATGTACTGGCCGTGGCCCGCCACGTGCTGCACGAAGAAGCCACGGCCCTTTACGCCGTAGCCGACGCCGTAGGCGCCACCCCCGATTTTGCCCGCTGCGTGGCGGCCATTTTGGGCCTTTCGGGCCGCGTGGTGGTGACGGGCGTGGGCAAAAGCGCGCACATCGCCGGCAAAATCGTGGCCACGCTCAACGGCACGGGCACGCCGGCCCTGTTCATGCACGCGGCCGACGCCATTCACGGCGACCTGGGCATGATTCAGGCCCAGGATTTTGTCGTGGCCATCAGTAAAAGCGGCGATACACCCGAAATCAAGGTGCTCGTGCCGCTGCTGCGCCGTAAGGGCGTGCCGCTAGCGGCCCTCGTAAGCAACGCCAACTCGTACCTGGCCCAGCAGGCCGATTACGTGCTGCACGCCCCGGTGGCCCGCGAGGCTTGCCCCCATGACCTGGCCCCCACTACCAGCACCACCGCCGCCCTGGCCCTGGGCGACGCCCTGGCCGTGTGCCTGCTCGAAAGCCGCCAGTTCTCGGCCCAGGACTTTGCCCGGCTGCACCCCGGCGGCACGCTCGGCAAAAAGCTCTACCTCACCGTGGGCGACCTGAGCCGCCAAAACCAGCGCCCGCGTGTGGGCCTCGACGCGCCGCTGCGGGAGGTACTGCTCGAAATTTCGGGCAAGCGCCTGGGGGCTACCGCCGTGCTCGACGGCGCCGGGGCCCTGGCCGGCATCATCACCGATGGCGATTTGCGGCGGATGCTCGGCGGCCACCTAGCCGACCTGGAAACGGTACGCGCCCGCGACATCCTCACCCCCGCGCCGGCCACCATCGGCATCGACGAGTTTGCCGCCGAGGCCCTGGCGCGGATGCAGGCCCGCAACATCACGCAACTCGTTGTCTTGGAAAATGAGCAGTTTGCCGGCTTTATCCACTTGCACGACCTGCTGCGGGAGGGACTTGTGTAA
- the recQ gene encoding DNA helicase RecQ: MPSQPLVAAPERAATLKHTLKEVFGYGQFRGTQEAVIHNVLSGSNTFVIMPTGAGKSLCYQLPALVVPGTAIVISPLIALMKNQVDQLGAFGVNAQVYNSTLTKTEMTRVRKDVMNGAVRLLYVAPESLTKEDTIAFLQKTAISFVAIDEAHCISEWGHDFRPEYRKIRGIIDNLGGNIPIIALTATATPKVQLDIQKNLQMDDASVFKTSFNRTNLYYEVRAKHNTKKQLIQYVKQHKGKAGIIYCLSRKKVEEIAELLRVNDVRARPYHAGLDPHTRMSNQDAFLNEDCDVIVATIAFGMGIDKPDVRFVIHYDVPKSIEGYYQETGRGGRDGLEGNCLMFYSYDDILKLEKFSKDKPVTERDNAHQLLAEMTNYAESAVCRRRQLLHYFGETLEQDCGFCDNCKHPKERFEGSEAVGLALRAMVQTEARFNLTHAGQVLLGLSNPHIESYAHNALPVYGQGKALGDAQFWHSVLRQCLLNGFLEKDIDSIGLVRMTEKGMDFIENPQSITLTKDHNFEAEQKADEDKEEEQQAAGHDEALFVQLKELRKQVAKQKDLPPYVLFQDPSLKEMATTYPTSLADLTHVAGVGQGKAQKFGAPFVAAIKKYVEDNDIETASDVVIKSAVNRSKIKIYVIQQIDKKTMLDDIASSKGISMAELMEEIEHICYAGTRLNIDYYLEEMVDEDKQDEIYDYFMTATTDNIAVALRELGADDYSEEEIRLVRVKFLSEVAN, encoded by the coding sequence ATGCCTTCACAACCCCTGGTTGCAGCCCCCGAACGGGCGGCGACGCTCAAGCATACCCTGAAAGAAGTATTTGGCTACGGCCAATTTCGGGGCACCCAGGAGGCGGTGATTCACAACGTGCTGAGCGGTAGCAACACGTTCGTCATCATGCCCACGGGGGCGGGCAAAAGCCTGTGCTACCAGCTACCGGCCCTGGTAGTGCCAGGCACGGCCATCGTTATCTCGCCGCTTATTGCCTTGATGAAGAACCAGGTAGACCAACTGGGGGCCTTTGGGGTGAATGCGCAGGTGTACAACTCGACGCTCACCAAAACTGAGATGACGCGGGTGCGCAAAGACGTAATGAACGGCGCCGTGCGCCTGCTCTACGTGGCCCCCGAAAGCCTGACGAAGGAAGATACCATTGCCTTTTTGCAGAAAACGGCCATCTCGTTCGTGGCCATCGACGAGGCCCACTGCATCTCGGAATGGGGCCACGATTTCCGGCCCGAGTACCGCAAGATTCGCGGCATTATTGACAACTTAGGCGGCAACATTCCCATCATTGCCCTCACGGCCACGGCCACGCCCAAGGTGCAGCTCGACATCCAGAAGAACCTGCAGATGGACGACGCGAGCGTGTTCAAAACCTCGTTCAACCGCACCAACCTCTATTACGAGGTCCGGGCCAAGCACAACACCAAGAAGCAGCTGATTCAGTACGTGAAGCAGCACAAAGGCAAAGCGGGCATCATTTACTGCCTGTCGCGCAAGAAAGTAGAAGAAATTGCGGAGCTGTTGCGCGTCAACGACGTGCGCGCCCGCCCCTACCATGCCGGCCTCGACCCGCACACCCGCATGAGCAACCAGGACGCGTTCCTGAACGAGGACTGCGACGTGATTGTGGCCACCATCGCCTTCGGCATGGGCATCGACAAGCCCGATGTGCGCTTCGTGATTCACTACGACGTGCCCAAATCTATCGAGGGCTACTACCAGGAAACCGGCCGCGGCGGCCGCGACGGCCTGGAGGGCAACTGCCTGATGTTCTACAGCTACGACGACATTCTGAAGCTCGAAAAATTCAGCAAAGACAAGCCCGTGACTGAGCGCGACAACGCGCACCAGCTGCTGGCCGAAATGACCAACTACGCCGAAAGCGCGGTGTGCCGCCGCCGGCAACTGCTGCACTACTTCGGCGAAACACTGGAGCAGGACTGTGGCTTTTGCGACAACTGCAAGCACCCCAAGGAGCGGTTTGAGGGTAGCGAGGCCGTGGGCCTGGCCCTACGCGCGATGGTGCAAACGGAGGCCCGCTTCAACCTCACGCATGCGGGGCAGGTACTGCTGGGCCTCAGCAACCCGCACATCGAGAGCTACGCCCACAACGCGCTGCCGGTGTACGGCCAGGGCAAGGCCCTGGGCGACGCGCAGTTCTGGCACTCGGTGCTGCGCCAGTGCCTGCTCAACGGCTTTCTAGAAAAGGACATCGATAGCATCGGGCTGGTACGGATGACGGAAAAGGGCATGGATTTTATCGAAAACCCGCAGTCCATCACGCTCACAAAGGACCACAACTTTGAAGCCGAGCAAAAGGCTGACGAGGATAAAGAAGAAGAGCAGCAAGCCGCTGGCCACGACGAAGCCTTGTTCGTACAGCTCAAGGAGTTGCGCAAGCAAGTGGCCAAGCAGAAAGACCTGCCGCCCTACGTGCTCTTCCAGGACCCCAGCCTGAAGGAGATGGCCACCACCTACCCCACCAGCCTCGCCGACCTGACGCACGTGGCGGGCGTGGGCCAGGGCAAGGCCCAGAAATTTGGGGCCCCGTTTGTGGCGGCCATCAAGAAGTACGTGGAGGACAACGACATCGAAACGGCGTCGGACGTGGTGATTAAGTCGGCGGTGAACCGCTCAAAGATCAAAATCTACGTCATCCAGCAAATCGACAAGAAGACGATGCTGGATGACATTGCTTCCTCCAAGGGCATCAGCATGGCCGAGCTGATGGAGGAAATTGAGCACATCTGCTACGCCGGCACGCGCCTAAACATCGACTACTACCTGGAGGAAATGGTGGACGAGGACAAGCAGGACGAGATTTACGACTATTTCATGACGGCTACCACCGATAACATTGCCGTGGCCCTGAGGGAGTTGGGCGCCGATGATTACTCGGAGGAGGAAATACGCCTCGTACGCGTCAAGTTCCTGAGCGAGGTGGCTAACTAG
- a CDS encoding GxxExxY protein: MTVHCKLGLGFPEVVYQRALAIELFKQGLKAEREAELSIYTAHEVECENEVGCGACPRPSLNGSVDFRSTTGGDKPRTLLRDEYTMATKKSAPAEPTFSLMGGYWLK; the protein is encoded by the coding sequence ATGACGGTGCACTGCAAGTTAGGGCTTGGGTTTCCGGAGGTTGTTTACCAACGGGCACTGGCCATTGAGCTTTTCAAGCAGGGGCTGAAGGCCGAACGGGAAGCGGAATTATCCATTTATACTGCTCACGAAGTGGAATGCGAAAATGAAGTAGGGTGCGGGGCTTGCCCCCGCCCGTCGTTGAACGGCTCAGTCGACTTTCGTTCAACGACGGGCGGGGACAAGCCCCGCACCCTACTTCGTGACGAGTATACTATGGCAACGAAAAAGTCGGCTCCCGCAGAGCCGACTTTTTCGTTGATGGGCGGGTATTGGTTGAAATGA
- a CDS encoding hemin-degrading factor produces the protein MEPLTAPTSLANRWAEFKLAHPKSRIRDAAQALRVGEAALLATGCTGQPEAPAVALAADFQEILLAVPALGHVMALTRNDSVVHERQGTYRDVSFQGPMGLVLGEDIDLRLFMMHWKHAFAVSENGRCSLQFFGVDGEALHKICLTEASDYAAYDALVTRFRAETQGPALVLQPAPAETPEAPDDTIDVASFRAAWRGMQDTHAFFGLLRQFGVSRTQALRLGPPELLRRVPAAAIDGALRAAAAQGLGIMLFVASRGCIQIHTGLVHKIVPMGPWLNVLDPKFNLHLKLEDVAESWVVQKPTADGVVTSLELFDAHGRNLLLMFGQRKPGVPELAAWRALVAAL, from the coding sequence ATGGAACCCCTAACCGCTCCCACTTCCCTGGCTAACCGCTGGGCCGAATTCAAGCTCGCCCACCCCAAAAGCCGCATCCGCGACGCCGCCCAGGCCCTGCGCGTGGGCGAGGCCGCGCTGCTGGCCACCGGTTGCACCGGCCAGCCCGAGGCGCCCGCCGTGGCCCTCGCGGCCGACTTCCAGGAAATCCTGCTGGCGGTGCCCGCCCTGGGCCACGTCATGGCCCTCACCCGCAACGACAGCGTGGTGCACGAGCGCCAGGGCACTTACCGCGACGTGTCGTTTCAGGGCCCCATGGGCTTGGTGCTGGGCGAAGACATCGACCTGCGCCTGTTCATGATGCACTGGAAGCACGCCTTCGCGGTGAGCGAAAACGGCCGCTGCAGCCTCCAGTTCTTCGGCGTTGATGGCGAGGCGCTGCATAAAATCTGCCTCACCGAGGCCAGCGACTACGCTGCTTACGACGCCTTGGTGACCCGCTTCCGCGCCGAAACCCAGGGCCCTGCGCTGGTCCTGCAACCCGCCCCCGCCGAAACTCCCGAAGCCCCGGACGACACCATCGACGTGGCCAGCTTCCGGGCCGCGTGGCGCGGCATGCAGGACACGCACGCCTTTTTTGGCCTGCTGCGCCAGTTTGGCGTGAGCCGCACCCAGGCTCTGCGCCTAGGGCCCCCCGAACTGCTGCGCCGCGTGCCCGCCGCCGCCATCGACGGGGCCCTGCGCGCCGCCGCGGCCCAGGGGCTGGGCATCATGCTGTTCGTGGCCAGCCGCGGCTGCATCCAGATTCACACCGGCCTGGTGCACAAAATCGTGCCCATGGGCCCCTGGCTGAACGTGCTTGACCCCAAATTTAACCTGCATCTTAAGCTAGAAGACGTGGCCGAAAGCTGGGTGGTGCAAAAGCCCACCGCCGACGGTGTAGTGACTTCGTTGGAGCTGTTCGATGCCCACGGGCGCAACCTCCTGCTCATGTTTGGCCAGCGCAAGCCGGGCGTGCCCGAGCTGGCGGCGTGGCGGGCCCTGGTGGCCGCGCTATAA
- a CDS encoding iron chelate uptake ABC transporter family permease subunit has translation MAGLLLPRLGGSLNLLALGEAQAAHLGLPVARRKQQLVVLATLAVGASVAVAGSIVFLGLVLPHLVRLAAGPGNRTVLPGSALGGAAVLVAGRHTGAHRRGARRGAHRYPHSFAGPPRFPLDFAARKAAPRLSCQLLVISC, from the coding sequence ATGGCCGGGCTGCTGCTGCCGCGCCTGGGCGGAAGCCTGAATCTTTTGGCCTTGGGCGAGGCCCAGGCGGCCCACCTGGGCCTGCCGGTGGCGCGGCGCAAGCAGCAGCTGGTGGTGCTGGCCACGCTAGCGGTGGGCGCATCGGTGGCGGTGGCGGGCAGCATCGTTTTCCTGGGGCTGGTGCTGCCGCACCTGGTGCGCCTGGCGGCAGGTCCCGGCAACCGCACCGTGCTGCCCGGCTCGGCGCTGGGCGGCGCGGCCGTGCTGGTTGCTGGCCGACACACTGGCGCGCACCGCCGCGGCGCCCGCCGAGGTGCCCATCGGTATCCTCACAGCTTTGCTGGCCCCCCCCGTTTTCCTCTGGATTTTGCTGCGCGAAAAGCGGCGCCTCGCTTGAGTTGTCAGTTGCTCGTTATCAGTTGTTAG
- a CDS encoding BrxA/BrxB family bacilliredoxin: MAVYPEYMVAPIRQDLTDVGFEQLMTPADVDASLAATEGTVLVAVNSVCGCAASKARPALKMALASSDKKPGKLVTVFAGMETEAVAKMREHLLPYPPSSPCIGLFKDGELVHMIERYHIEGNDLTRIVNNLQGAFEEYC, from the coding sequence ATGGCAGTTTACCCCGAATACATGGTGGCCCCCATTCGCCAAGACCTGACGGATGTGGGCTTTGAGCAGCTTATGACCCCCGCCGACGTGGACGCCAGCTTGGCTGCTACCGAAGGCACCGTGCTAGTGGCCGTGAACTCGGTGTGCGGCTGCGCCGCTTCCAAGGCCCGCCCCGCCCTCAAAATGGCCCTCGCCAGCTCCGACAAAAAGCCCGGTAAGCTCGTGACCGTGTTTGCAGGCATGGAAACCGAAGCCGTGGCCAAAATGCGCGAGCATCTGCTGCCCTACCCGCCCTCGTCGCCCTGCATCGGGCTATTTAAGGATGGCGAGCTGGTGCACATGATTGAGCGCTATCACATCGAAGGCAACGACCTCACCCGCATCGTTAACAACCTCCAAGGCGCCTTCGAAGAATACTGCTAA
- a CDS encoding ABC transporter substrate-binding protein translates to MPKIRLVGDSLTLLTYCLRGAAAWDNGQPVLASDVAFTLKLMQAPGLHNEGIRTQFSFIRELRADPNNARRFTLVCRGQASDFAHASGDFFILPEAALDARGTLRRYRLADLIDRPTNAAPDTVLAAIAQRYVAAAPGRHPERLPGCGPYRLVSWEKDHRLRFQRKPQWWADQLKSPPLVLQAHPQQIDFLVIPDGASAALALRRGEVDLYPEVPARDFNRLRRSAKAQQTLAFYITPSHNVVTAGFNTRRPALADRLTRQALALLFDVPALLAAAQQGLGQRTVGIISPNTDRNYADSLPLLSFAPNRAAALLQQAGWRQKAADPAAGWMRQGPGGEVQRLALQVRYRADETTFTTIGLQFRAAAARLGIAVELRPTEASAFLSTLKAGDFDLYIRLVRGNPYLFNFTSVLHSEAAGEDNLTGFGTPDSDRLVEALAVAQSPAIRGRLLRKLQVELREEMPLVPLFFQYNCLAANRRLRHLYPSSLRPGYAAAAITWAPQAILP, encoded by the coding sequence TTGCCCAAGATCAGGTTGGTGGGCGACTCGCTCACGCTGCTTACGTACTGCCTGCGCGGGGCCGCCGCCTGGGACAACGGCCAGCCCGTGCTCGCCAGCGATGTTGCGTTCACCCTCAAGCTGATGCAGGCCCCGGGCTTGCACAACGAAGGCATCCGGACCCAATTCAGCTTTATTCGGGAGTTGCGGGCTGACCCTAACAATGCGCGGCGGTTTACGCTAGTGTGCAGGGGGCAGGCATCGGACTTCGCACACGCCTCCGGCGATTTTTTCATTTTGCCCGAAGCCGCTCTGGATGCGCGCGGCACGTTGCGCCGCTACCGCCTTGCCGATTTAATCGACCGCCCCACCAATGCTGCCCCGGACACTGTACTAGCGGCAATAGCCCAGCGATACGTTGCCGCCGCCCCGGGCCGGCACCCCGAACGGCTGCCCGGTTGCGGGCCCTACCGATTAGTAAGTTGGGAAAAAGACCATCGCCTGCGGTTCCAGCGCAAGCCGCAGTGGTGGGCCGACCAGTTAAAATCTCCTCCGCTAGTGTTGCAGGCGCACCCACAGCAAATTGACTTCTTGGTTATCCCTGATGGCGCCAGTGCGGCGCTGGCGTTGCGCCGAGGCGAAGTGGACCTGTATCCGGAGGTACCCGCCCGCGATTTCAATCGGCTGCGCCGTTCAGCAAAGGCCCAGCAAACGCTGGCCTTTTATATTACCCCGTCGCACAACGTGGTGACGGCCGGTTTCAATACCCGGCGGCCGGCTCTGGCCGACCGCCTCACGCGGCAGGCCTTGGCCTTGCTTTTCGACGTGCCGGCCCTGCTGGCGGCTGCGCAGCAAGGCCTGGGGCAGCGCACAGTTGGTATTATTTCGCCCAATACGGACCGTAACTATGCCGATAGTTTGCCCTTGCTCTCGTTCGCCCCGAACCGGGCCGCGGCGCTGCTGCAACAAGCTGGTTGGCGGCAAAAGGCAGCGGACCCCGCGGCTGGCTGGATGCGACAGGGCCCCGGCGGCGAGGTGCAGCGCCTAGCGTTGCAGGTGCGGTACCGAGCCGACGAAACTACGTTTACAACCATTGGGCTGCAGTTTCGGGCGGCGGCGGCCCGGCTAGGCATTGCCGTAGAGTTGCGGCCTACGGAGGCCAGCGCTTTCCTGTCCACGCTAAAAGCAGGCGATTTCGATTTGTACATTAGATTAGTCAGGGGCAACCCCTACTTGTTTAATTTCACCTCCGTGTTGCATTCAGAAGCGGCAGGCGAAGACAACCTGACGGGTTTCGGTACCCCGGACAGCGACCGCTTGGTGGAGGCCCTTGCGGTAGCGCAGTCGCCGGCCATCAGAGGCCGGTTGCTACGCAAATTGCAAGTAGAATTGCGCGAGGAGATGCCGCTAGTCCCGCTCTTCTTTCAGTACAACTGCCTTGCGGCAAACCGCCGGCTGCGCCACCTTTATCCCAGCAGCCTGCGGCCGGGCTACGCGGCAGCGGCCATTACCTGGGCCCCCCAGGCAATTCTTCCGTAG
- a CDS encoding ABC transporter permease subunit — MGKVFLQRAGQTVVAVWALASLVFLLSRWAPPPDESLGLANAADLSSGAPASVQARNLARQAARQRLGLAEPLFYFSRPPRALGGGLAPWQWNGFHNQYHRWLVATLRGDWGTSFRDGQPVAVRLGAALACTIPLTGAAAALSLWLALALALALARRPWWQGPALALLAGLQALPLFILATGLLLSLANPDALDWFPTYAQTTGGTGGYALGPYLILPLACLVLSALPDLTLQMTASLTHELDTGYAITARAKGLAKSQVLRHHTLRNALVPILPLVADLLPALVAGAVVVEVVFSLPGMGRLLAEAAATRDYPVLVGGVLLVGAARLFALVLADAGARWLDPRVA, encoded by the coding sequence GTGGGGAAGGTTTTTCTTCAACGCGCCGGCCAAACGGTAGTTGCCGTGTGGGCGTTGGCTTCGCTTGTATTTCTGCTGAGCCGTTGGGCCCCGCCACCCGATGAGAGCCTGGGCCTTGCCAACGCCGCCGACCTCAGCAGTGGCGCGCCGGCCAGTGTGCAGGCGCGCAATTTGGCCCGCCAGGCGGCCCGCCAGCGGCTGGGTTTGGCCGAGCCGCTGTTCTATTTTTCACGCCCGCCCCGCGCGCTTGGCGGAGGCCTGGCGCCCTGGCAGTGGAATGGCTTCCATAACCAATACCACCGCTGGCTAGTGGCAACGCTCCGGGGCGATTGGGGCACCTCATTCCGAGATGGCCAGCCCGTGGCCGTGCGTTTGGGCGCAGCCTTAGCGTGCACAATTCCCCTCACCGGCGCAGCGGCAGCCCTGTCCTTGTGGCTGGCGCTGGCGCTGGCGCTGGCGCTGGCCCGCCGGCCGTGGTGGCAGGGGCCCGCGCTGGCCCTCTTGGCGGGCTTGCAGGCCTTGCCCCTGTTTATACTGGCCACGGGCTTGCTGCTGAGCCTGGCCAACCCTGATGCTCTGGACTGGTTCCCTACCTACGCGCAAACCACTGGCGGGACGGGCGGCTACGCGTTAGGGCCCTATTTAATATTGCCATTAGCGTGCTTGGTACTAAGCGCCTTGCCTGATCTTACCCTGCAGATGACGGCTTCCCTCACGCACGAGCTCGATACCGGCTATGCCATCACGGCGCGGGCCAAAGGCTTAGCGAAGAGCCAAGTACTTCGGCACCACACGTTGCGCAACGCCCTGGTACCCATTTTGCCGCTCGTGGCCGACCTGCTGCCCGCTCTGGTGGCGGGCGCCGTGGTGGTAGAAGTAGTGTTTTCGCTGCCCGGCATGGGCCGCCTACTGGCCGAAGCCGCCGCCACCCGCGACTACCCTGTGCTGGTGGGCGGCGTGCTGCTGGTAGGCGCCGCCCGCCTGTTCGCCCTGGTGCTGGCCGACGCCGGGGCTCGTTGGCTTGATCCACGCGTGGCATGA